One genomic window of Candidatus Poribacteria bacterium includes the following:
- a CDS encoding NADH-quinone oxidoreductase subunit L has translation MSSNLIALQNRFLGTGDTVYDILSRLHSQQGYISDADILRIAREHHLPPQHVRSTAKFYEELAHDRPARHVVKVCNGEACGAAGGSTLKAELECDLAGSADVRVEEVSCLGYCGKGPNAMVDGTPLSLRDPETRAIVVRSLTEDTAHGLEEPTNAFYTPVEGKPRIVMRHFDGDVVSLEHARRAGIYDALEKAVAAMTPAELRAEVTASQLRGRGGAGFPTGTKFQTVAESPVSDGSGRRFVVVNFDEGDAGAYIDKEIVERDPHSLIEGTLLAAYACGAQEAVIYARFEYPQAIGVLRRAVEEAQAAEFIGSPVSGSSFRCDVRVVEGKGAYICGEETSLLRSLEGLPALVSTRPPFPAQKGLWGCPTAVNNVETLHNLPWIVAHGGVAYSALGHERSRGTKAVSLNTRVRRPGMYEVEFGVTLRELLFDLAGGMEEGQRFKAVQIGGPLGAILSERALDTPIDFESLAKVGGLLGHGGIVVYSHEDDLVHVARGLMKFCAVESCGKCFPCRIGSVRGVELIDQMIETGVTESRLALLGDLCETMKFGSLCGLGGMLPAPIESILRDFPQEFARYR, from the coding sequence GTGTCGTCCAACCTGATCGCGTTGCAGAACCGATTCCTGGGAACCGGCGACACCGTCTACGACATCCTCTCCCGACTGCACTCGCAACAGGGCTACATCTCCGACGCCGACATCCTCCGCATCGCGCGGGAACACCACCTGCCGCCCCAGCATGTCCGTTCAACAGCGAAGTTCTACGAGGAGCTCGCCCACGACCGACCGGCGCGGCACGTCGTCAAGGTGTGCAACGGCGAAGCGTGCGGCGCAGCCGGCGGATCGACCCTCAAAGCCGAGCTGGAATGCGATCTGGCAGGCTCTGCCGATGTGCGGGTCGAAGAGGTCTCCTGCCTCGGATACTGCGGCAAGGGCCCCAACGCGATGGTGGACGGTACGCCGCTCAGCCTGCGCGATCCCGAAACCCGCGCGATCGTCGTCCGATCCCTCACCGAAGACACGGCACACGGACTCGAAGAGCCGACGAACGCCTTCTATACGCCCGTTGAAGGCAAGCCCCGCATCGTCATGCGCCACTTCGACGGCGATGTCGTCTCGCTGGAGCACGCCCGGCGCGCCGGCATCTACGACGCGCTGGAGAAGGCCGTCGCGGCGATGACGCCTGCCGAGCTCCGCGCCGAAGTGACAGCGAGCCAACTGCGCGGACGCGGCGGAGCCGGGTTCCCGACGGGGACGAAGTTCCAGACCGTCGCCGAATCGCCCGTGTCGGACGGTTCCGGAAGGCGGTTCGTCGTCGTCAATTTCGACGAAGGTGACGCGGGGGCGTATATTGACAAGGAGATCGTCGAGCGGGACCCGCACAGCCTGATCGAGGGAACGCTGCTCGCCGCCTATGCCTGTGGGGCCCAAGAAGCAGTCATCTACGCGCGGTTCGAGTATCCGCAAGCCATCGGCGTGCTCCGTCGCGCCGTCGAGGAGGCGCAGGCTGCCGAGTTCATCGGTTCCCCCGTGTCGGGCTCGTCGTTCCGATGCGACGTGCGGGTCGTCGAGGGCAAGGGAGCCTACATCTGCGGCGAGGAGACGAGCCTTCTTCGCTCGCTGGAGGGGCTTCCCGCGCTCGTGAGCACGCGCCCGCCGTTTCCGGCGCAGAAGGGCTTGTGGGGCTGCCCGACGGCGGTCAACAACGTCGAGACGCTCCACAATCTGCCGTGGATCGTCGCGCACGGCGGAGTCGCCTATTCCGCGCTGGGACACGAGCGGTCGCGCGGGACGAAAGCCGTCAGCCTGAACACCCGCGTCCGTCGTCCGGGAATGTACGAGGTCGAGTTCGGTGTCACGCTGCGAGAGCTCCTCTTCGATCTCGCCGGAGGCATGGAGGAGGGGCAGCGGTTCAAGGCGGTTCAGATCGGGGGCCCCCTGGGCGCAATCCTATCCGAACGCGCGCTGGATACGCCCATCGACTTCGAATCGCTGGCGAAGGTCGGCGGGCTGCTGGGACACGGAGGGATCGTCGTCTACTCGCACGAAGACGATCTCGTCCACGTCGCGCGCGGGCTAATGAAGTTCTGCGCCGTCGAGAGCTGCGGCAAGTGCTTCCCGTGCCGGATCGGCTCCGTTCGAGGCGTCGAGCTGATCGACCAGATGATCGAGACCGGTGTCACGGAGAGCCGATTGGCGCTCTTGGGCGACCTGTGCGAGACGATGAAGTTCGGTTCGCTCTGCGGATTGGGAGGGATGCTCCCAGCGCCCATCGAGTCGATCCTGCGCGATTTCCCCCAGGAGTTCGCCCGATATCGGTAA